CTCGTAAGCCTTCATCTAAGGTGTAAGAAGGTTTCCATTCGGAGTATCTTAGAAGTTTAGAATTGTCACCAAACAATCTATAAACTTCTGATTTTGTTGGCCTTAACCTGTTTGTATCTGCTTGGATGGTGGCTCTGGGATTGATAATATTGATAATTTTCTCGGCTAAGTCTCCAACTGAGATTTCAGAGTTGGTCGCAATATTACAATCTTCACCTATTAAATCTTGACATTTAGCAATTGATATAAACCCCTTAGCTGTATCTTTAACAAACAGTAAATCTCTAGTAGGAATTAAATCTCCTAAGTAAATTTTTTCTTTTCCGTTTAATAATTGGGTTATAATTGTTGGAATGACAGCTCTCGCAGATTGTCTTGGGCCATAAGTATTGAAAGGGCGTACAATCGTGACTGGTAGGTCAAAACTTCTATAAAAGGATTCGGCTAGGCAATCTGCACCGATTTTAGATGCAGAATAAGGCGACTGTGGTTGGCGCGGGTGTTTTTCATCAATAGGTACGTACTGAGCAGTACCATATACTTCAGATGTGGAAGTTACCAAGATTCTTTCAATATCTAAATCTCGTGCAGCTTGTAATACATTAAGCGTGCCTTTTATATTTGTATCAACATAGGAATCAGGCGAATGGTAGCTGAAAGGAATAGCAATTAAGGCTGCTAAATGATAAACTTGATTACACCCTTTCATTGCGGTTTTGACACCATTAGGGTCTCGTATATCCCCAGTAAAAACTTCAATACTAT
The nucleotide sequence above comes from Rhodothermia bacterium. Encoded proteins:
- a CDS encoding GDP-mannose 4,6-dehydratase, with the translated sequence MQNKKILLTGADGFIGSHLLEELVFQGYSVKAFCYYNSFNTWGWLDSLPKNILDSIEVFTGDIRDPNGVKTAMKGCNQVYHLAALIAIPFSYHSPDSYVDTNIKGTLNVLQAARDLDIERILVTSTSEVYGTAQYVPIDEKHPRQPQSPYSASKIGADCLAESFYRSFDLPVTIVRPFNTYGPRQSARAVIPTIITQLLNGKEKIYLGDLIPTRDLLFVKDTAKGFISIAKCQDLIGEDCNIATNSEISVGDLAEKIINIINPRATIQADTNRLRPTKSEVYRLFGDNSKLLRYSEWKPSYTLDEGLRETIEWFSNKENLKQYKADIYNV